In Euphorbia lathyris chromosome 10, ddEupLath1.1, whole genome shotgun sequence, a single genomic region encodes these proteins:
- the LOC136208132 gene encoding heavy metal-associated isoprenylated plant protein 3-like: protein MVMEDLQDYLMIKAMYAKSKLAFRKCSDDIDIAMEFVTQPHQTEGEGDKAAAATADGGEKKDEPKPVSVYKVDMHCEGCCKKIRRAVKHLEGVESAKTDRQSNKLTVTGEVDPEKVKARLEKKMKKEVRRRRKTLRKSIEQIVSPQPKKDAGGGGEKKADEKATEKKPEVKKPPPEETQIMVVLKIRTHCDDCITKMKKIIRKIKGVESVAVDDRKDLVTVKGTMEVKDLVPYLSEKFRTSVEVVQPKTDQAKKEVGGGGDGGGGGGEKKTDAEKVDGEGEKKNDAQKVDGGGEEKKDDNKEGFGSNAGEKKSHGKKDEAAASGDGGAMAEVTNKMDYSPAYVPINWLDGIFSQSYTVDPQHLQYGYGYNPVNQGYLIPIYNNIEPVYNHPPMNPAQMFSDDNPRACSII from the exons ATGGTGATGGAGGACCTCCAAGATTATCTAATGATTAAAGCTATGTATGCGAAGAGCAAACTAGCTTTTCGAAAGTGTTCTGACGACATAGATATAGCGATGGAGTTTGTTACTCAACCACATCAA ACAGAAGGTGAAGGAGATAAAGCGGCTGCCGCCACTGCCGACGGTGGCGAAAAAAAGGATGAACCGAAGCCTGTTTCTGTTTACAAAGTCGACATGCATTGTGAAGGCTGTTGTAAGAAAATTAGAAGAGCAGTGAAGCATTTAGAAG GTGTGGAGTCGGCGAAGACCGATCGTCAATCGAACAAATTGACAGTGACCGGGGAGGTGGACCCTGAGAAAGTGAAAGCGAGGctggaaaagaaaatgaagaaggaaGTACGGCGCCGAAGAAAGACCCTGAGAAAGTCAATCGAACAGATTGTATCTCCGCAGCCGAAGAAAGACGCCGGCGGTGGTGGTGAGAAGAAAGCGGATGAGAAAGCCACCGAGAAGAAACCGGAGGTGAAGAAACCACCACCTGAAGAG ACGCAGATTATGGTAGTTTTGAAAATCAGAACTCATTGTGATGATTGCATTACCAAAATGAAGAAGATCATCAGAAAAATCAAAG GAGTTGAGAGCGTGGCAGTCGACGACAGAAAGGATCTGGTAACGGTGAAGGGGACAATGGAAGTTAAGGACCTCGTGCCTTACCTGTCGGAGAAGTTCCGAACGTCGGTTGAGGTCGTTCAGCCGAAGACAGATCAGGCAAAGAAAGAAGTCGGCGGCGGCGGCGACGGCGGTGGAGGAGGAGGCGAGAAAAAGACCGATGCTGAGAAAGTAGACGGAGAAGGCGAGAAAAAGAATGATGCTCAGAAAGTGGACGGAGGAGGCGAGGAAAAGAAGGATGACAATAAAGAAGGCTTTGGCTCCAACGCCGGCGAGAAAAAGAGCCATGGTAAGAAAGATGAAGC GGCAGCTAGTGGTGACGGTGGTGCTATGGCGGAGGTAACAAATAAAATGGACTATTCTCCGGCATATGTTCCGATTAATTGGCTGGACGGGATATTTTCTCAGAGCTACACTGTTGACCCACAACATCTACAATACGGTTATGGGTATAACCCGGTAAATCAAGGTTACCTGATTCCGATCTACAATAATATTGAACCAGTGTACAACCATCCACCAATGAATCCAGCACAAATGTTCAGCGACGACAATCCCCGTGCTTGTTCCATCATATAA